A single Pan troglodytes isolate AG18354 chromosome X, NHGRI_mPanTro3-v2.0_pri, whole genome shotgun sequence DNA region contains:
- the ASMT gene encoding acetylserotonin O-methyltransferase isoform X2 — protein MGSSEDHAYRLLNDYANGFMVSQVLFAACELGVFDLLAEAPGPLDVAAVAAGVGASAHGTELLLDICVSLKLLKVETRGGKASYRNTELSSDYLTTVSPTSQCSMLKYMGRTSYRCWGHLADAVREGRNQYLETFGVPAEELFTAIYRSDGERLQFMQALQEVWSVNGRSVLTAFDLSVFPLMCDLGGDFFKDPLPEADLYILARVLHDWADGKCSHLLERIYHTCKPGGGILVIESLLDEDRRGPLLTQLYSLNMLVQTEGQERTPTQYHMLLSSAGFRDFQFKKTGAIYDAILARK, from the exons ATGGGATCCTCAGAGGACCACGCCTATCGCCTCCTTAATGACTACGCCAATGGCTTCATGGTGTCCCAG GTTCTCTTCGCCGCCTGCGAGCTGGGCGTGTTTGACCTTCTCGCCGAGGCCCCAGGGCCCCTGGACGTGGCGGCAGTGGCTGCAGGTGTGGGGGCCAGCGCCCATGGGACAGAGCTGCTGCTGGACATCTGTGTGTCCCTGAAGCTGCTGAAAGTGGAGACGAGAGGAGGAAAAG ctTCCTATCGAAACACGGAGCTGTCCAGCGACTACCTGACCACGGTCAGCCCGACGTCACAATGCAGCATGCTGAAGTACATGGGCAGGACCAGCTACCGGTGCTGGGGCCACCTGGCAGACGCCGTGAG aGAAGGAAGGAACCAGTACCTGGAGACGTTTGGCGTTCCTGCTGAAGAGCTTTTTACGGCCATCTACAG GTCCGACGGCGAGCGGCTACAGTTCATGCAAGCTCTGCAGGAGGTCTGGAGCGTCAACGGGAGAAGCGTGCTGACCGCCTTTGACCTCTCAGTGTTCCCACTTATGTGTGACCTCGGTG GGGATTTCTTTAAAGACCCTCTTCCGGAAGCTGATCTGTACATCCTGGCCAGGGTCCTCCATGACTGGGCAGACGGAAAGTGCTCACACCTGCTGGAGAGGATCTACCACACTTGCAAGCCAG GTGGTGGCATTCTGGTAATTGAAAGCCTCCTGGATGAAGACAGGCGAGGTCCTCTCCTCACGCAGCTCTACTCTCTGAACATGCTCGTGCAGACGGAAGGGCAGGAGAGGACCCCCACCCAGTACCACATGCTCCTCTCTTCTGCTGGCTTCAGAGACTTCCAGTTTAAGAAAACAGGAGCCATTTATGATGCCATTTTAGCCAGGAAATAA
- the ASMT gene encoding acetylserotonin O-methyltransferase isoform X3 gives MGSSEDHAYRLLNDYANGFMVSQVLFAACELGVFDLLAEAPGPLDVAAVAAGVGASAHGTELLLDICVSLKLLKVETRGGKASYRNTELSSDYLTTVSPTSQCSMLKYMGRTSYRCWGHLADAVREGRNQYLETFGVPAEELFTAIYRSDGERLQFMQALQEVWSVNGRSVLTAFDLSVFPLMCDLGGTWIKLETIILSKLSQGQKTKHRVFSLIGGAGALAKECMSLYPGCKITVFDIPEVVWTAKQHFSFQEEEHIDFQEGDFFKDPLPEADLYILARVLHDWADGKCSHLLERIYHTCKPGGGILVIESLLDEDRRGPLLTQLYSLNMLVQTEGQERTPTQYHMLLSSAGFRDFQFKKTGAIYDAILARK, from the exons ATGGGATCCTCAGAGGACCACGCCTATCGCCTCCTTAATGACTACGCCAATGGCTTCATGGTGTCCCAG GTTCTCTTCGCCGCCTGCGAGCTGGGCGTGTTTGACCTTCTCGCCGAGGCCCCAGGGCCCCTGGACGTGGCGGCAGTGGCTGCAGGTGTGGGGGCCAGCGCCCATGGGACAGAGCTGCTGCTGGACATCTGTGTGTCCCTGAAGCTGCTGAAAGTGGAGACGAGAGGAGGAAAAG ctTCCTATCGAAACACGGAGCTGTCCAGCGACTACCTGACCACGGTCAGCCCGACGTCACAATGCAGCATGCTGAAGTACATGGGCAGGACCAGCTACCGGTGCTGGGGCCACCTGGCAGACGCCGTGAG aGAAGGAAGGAACCAGTACCTGGAGACGTTTGGCGTTCCTGCTGAAGAGCTTTTTACGGCCATCTACAG GTCCGACGGCGAGCGGCTACAGTTCATGCAAGCTCTGCAGGAGGTCTGGAGCGTCAACGGGAGAAGCGTGCTGACCGCCTTTGACCTCTCAGTGTTCCCACTTATGTGTGACCTCGGTG ggacatggataaagctggaaaccatcattctcagcaaactatcgcaaggacagaaaaccaaacaccgcgtgttctcactcata G GTGGGGCTGGAGCTCTGGCTAAGGAATGCATGTCTCTGTACCCTGGATGTAAGATCACCGTTTTTGACATCCCAGAAGTGGTGTGGACGGCAAAGCAGCACTTCTCATTCCAGGAGGAAGAACACATTGACTTCCAGGAag GGGATTTCTTTAAAGACCCTCTTCCGGAAGCTGATCTGTACATCCTGGCCAGGGTCCTCCATGACTGGGCAGACGGAAAGTGCTCACACCTGCTGGAGAGGATCTACCACACTTGCAAGCCAG GTGGTGGCATTCTGGTAATTGAAAGCCTCCTGGATGAAGACAGGCGAGGTCCTCTCCTCACGCAGCTCTACTCTCTGAACATGCTCGTGCAGACGGAAGGGCAGGAGAGGACCCCCACCCAGTACCACATGCTCCTCTCTTCTGCTGGCTTCAGAGACTTCCAGTTTAAGAAAACAGGAGCCATTTATGATGCCATTTTAGCCAGGAAATAA
- the ASMT gene encoding acetylserotonin O-methyltransferase isoform X1 yields MGSSEDHAYRLLNDYANGFMVSQVLFAACELGVFDLLAEAPGPLDVAAVAAGVGASAHGTELLLDICVSLKLLKVETRGGKASYRNTELSSDYLTTVSPTSQCSMLKYMGRTSYRCWGHLADAVREGRNQYLETFGVPAEELFTAIYRSDGERLQFMQALQEVWSVNGRSVLTAFDLSVFPLMCDLGGGAGALAKECMSLYPGCKITVFDIPEVVWTAKQHFSFQEEEHIDFQEGDFFKDPLPEADLYILARVLHDWADGKCSHLLERIYHTCKPGGGILVIESLLDEDRRGPLLTQLYSLNMLVQTEGQERTPTQYHMLLSSAGFRDFQFKKTGAIYDAILARK; encoded by the exons ATGGGATCCTCAGAGGACCACGCCTATCGCCTCCTTAATGACTACGCCAATGGCTTCATGGTGTCCCAG GTTCTCTTCGCCGCCTGCGAGCTGGGCGTGTTTGACCTTCTCGCCGAGGCCCCAGGGCCCCTGGACGTGGCGGCAGTGGCTGCAGGTGTGGGGGCCAGCGCCCATGGGACAGAGCTGCTGCTGGACATCTGTGTGTCCCTGAAGCTGCTGAAAGTGGAGACGAGAGGAGGAAAAG ctTCCTATCGAAACACGGAGCTGTCCAGCGACTACCTGACCACGGTCAGCCCGACGTCACAATGCAGCATGCTGAAGTACATGGGCAGGACCAGCTACCGGTGCTGGGGCCACCTGGCAGACGCCGTGAG aGAAGGAAGGAACCAGTACCTGGAGACGTTTGGCGTTCCTGCTGAAGAGCTTTTTACGGCCATCTACAG GTCCGACGGCGAGCGGCTACAGTTCATGCAAGCTCTGCAGGAGGTCTGGAGCGTCAACGGGAGAAGCGTGCTGACCGCCTTTGACCTCTCAGTGTTCCCACTTATGTGTGACCTCGGTG GTGGGGCTGGAGCTCTGGCTAAGGAATGCATGTCTCTGTACCCTGGATGTAAGATCACCGTTTTTGACATCCCAGAAGTGGTGTGGACGGCAAAGCAGCACTTCTCATTCCAGGAGGAAGAACACATTGACTTCCAGGAag GGGATTTCTTTAAAGACCCTCTTCCGGAAGCTGATCTGTACATCCTGGCCAGGGTCCTCCATGACTGGGCAGACGGAAAGTGCTCACACCTGCTGGAGAGGATCTACCACACTTGCAAGCCAG GTGGTGGCATTCTGGTAATTGAAAGCCTCCTGGATGAAGACAGGCGAGGTCCTCTCCTCACGCAGCTCTACTCTCTGAACATGCTCGTGCAGACGGAAGGGCAGGAGAGGACCCCCACCCAGTACCACATGCTCCTCTCTTCTGCTGGCTTCAGAGACTTCCAGTTTAAGAAAACAGGAGCCATTTATGATGCCATTTTAGCCAGGAAATAA